In Myxococcota bacterium, a single genomic region encodes these proteins:
- a CDS encoding nuclear transport factor 2 family protein gives MASEAKKLIKTYFKRIQTGDPKLPDLLADDVTWWVPPGSDMAGTYEGKAKVLELMGSGIGLYDQTVPMRIDVQEMVAEGNTVCVQFVLSAKTAKGRDYRNHYHFVFKTRRGKITAVKEYVDTKYAHDVLFT, from the coding sequence ATGGCGAGCGAAGCCAAGAAGCTGATCAAGACCTATTTCAAGCGCATCCAGACCGGCGACCCGAAGCTGCCGGACCTGCTGGCCGACGACGTGACCTGGTGGGTGCCGCCCGGCTCGGACATGGCGGGCACTTACGAGGGCAAGGCCAAGGTGCTCGAGCTCATGGGCAGCGGCATCGGCCTGTACGACCAGACGGTCCCCATGCGGATCGACGTGCAGGAGATGGTCGCCGAGGGCAACACGGTGTGCGTGCAGTTCGTGCTCAGCGCGAAGACCGCCAAGGGCCGTGACTACCGCAATCACTACCACTTCGTGTTCAAGACGCGGCGCGGGAAGATCACGGCGGTGAAAGAGTACGTCGACACCAAGTACGCCCACGACGTGTTGTTCACATGA
- a CDS encoding homogentisate 1,2-dioxygenase, producing MKNSWIHLAKGVTPKQAHVAVPKGLKEEELGRGGFHGRVANLYRLNEPTGWVRVEGDFAPGDVDGERVDTTDRTNPRGAPTRLFWNDDLTVSVSRRSEAMPWFARNADADELYFVHRGEGTFETEFGPLEFRPGDYVVLPKGVTHRVVPVSRDNYFLRLESRGEIGLIEHPNLGRHNPYDPEVIAVPEPKAMQGDGRPEYEVRVKRDGRVTAFFFDQHPIDVVGWKGDLFPFRFHNTDFRPVTADRNHVPPSAFGLVCAEGWVLCNFVPSPMQRDREAARLPYYHRNVDFDEIGFLHGGSIAGQPMEGTTIMWHPRGAVHGPGEAARAMAEQFWSEIGTNDIQAVNVDCVRPLSVAPEAMAAKRDHVQLTVRKDAT from the coding sequence ATGAAGAACTCCTGGATCCACCTGGCCAAGGGCGTCACTCCGAAGCAGGCGCACGTGGCCGTGCCCAAGGGCCTGAAGGAGGAGGAGCTGGGCCGCGGCGGCTTCCACGGCCGCGTGGCCAACCTGTACCGGCTGAACGAGCCGACCGGCTGGGTGCGCGTGGAGGGTGACTTCGCGCCCGGCGACGTCGACGGCGAGCGCGTCGACACCACCGACCGCACGAACCCGCGCGGCGCGCCCACGCGGCTGTTCTGGAACGACGACCTGACCGTCTCGGTGAGCCGGCGCAGCGAGGCCATGCCCTGGTTCGCGCGCAACGCCGACGCCGACGAGCTGTACTTCGTGCACCGCGGCGAGGGCACGTTCGAGACCGAGTTCGGCCCGCTCGAGTTCCGCCCCGGCGACTACGTGGTGCTGCCCAAGGGAGTCACCCACCGCGTCGTCCCGGTGAGCCGCGACAACTACTTCCTGCGGCTCGAGTCACGCGGCGAGATCGGCCTGATCGAGCACCCGAACCTGGGCCGGCACAATCCCTACGACCCCGAGGTCATCGCCGTGCCCGAGCCCAAGGCCATGCAGGGCGACGGCCGCCCCGAGTACGAGGTGCGCGTGAAGCGCGACGGGCGAGTCACCGCGTTCTTCTTCGACCAGCACCCGATCGACGTGGTCGGCTGGAAGGGCGACCTGTTCCCGTTCCGCTTCCACAACACCGACTTCCGCCCGGTGACCGCCGACCGCAACCACGTGCCGCCCTCGGCCTTCGGGCTGGTCTGCGCGGAGGGCTGGGTGCTGTGCAACTTCGTGCCCAGCCCGATGCAGCGCGACCGCGAGGCCGCGCGTCTGCCCTACTACCACCGCAACGTCGACTTCGACGAGATCGGCTTCCTGCACGGCGGCAGCATCGCGGGCCAGCCGATGGAGGGCACCACGATCATGTGGCACCCGCGCGGGGCGGTGCACGGCCCCGGCGAGGCGGCGCGCGCCATGGCCGAGCAGTTCTGGAGCGAGATCGGCACGAAC